From Dehalococcoidia bacterium:
AGCGTGTCGCCGGAAAGCTCTACCCTTCGGACCTGATCCGTGCCCACCCAGGAACGGGAGACGCTGGCCTCGACAAGGGTTGTAATGGTCATCGCCGCCTCATCTACGGTGAAGGGCCCGCAGTAGGCGATGTAACGCATAGACCCGGCTACCACGGCCGCGGCGGACGAGAGGGCGCCGTCCTCCGGCAGCATGATCTGGCCGGACATGAAGCCAGAGGGGGTGAAGAGGAGCAGCCCGACCAGGCGTTCCCCGTAGG
This genomic window contains:
- a CDS encoding lipocalin-like domain-containing protein gives rise to the protein MGLRDDIAGAWRLLRWESHAPDGAISLPYGERLVGLLLFTPSGFMSGQIMLPEDGALSSAAAVVAGSMRYIAYCGPFTVDEAAMTITTLVEASVSRSWVGTDQVRRVELSGDTLVLRPPPRPAGDQAVLTWRRLGSPG